The Hyla sarda isolate aHylSar1 chromosome 3, aHylSar1.hap1, whole genome shotgun sequence genome contains the following window.
TTAAGAGATAACACTTCAGCCATGCTGTTAGGGCCTGCACTCTGCTCCAAAGTGTGCACATTCTTGTTACCAGCCAATGAATGCATCAATAAATGAAATGTATTACACAAGAAACCAAAGAGGAGATGAACACAGGCAATGCATCGGTCATTTGAGGGATTACATAAATGCAAGCATAACTGAGCTAAATCAGTTAAACTTCACAACTAGAGCAAACTATGCACAGAACAACAGTGTTGAATTCAGGCATTGGGAACCTTACTATTGGAAATTGATCACTGTTGGAGAGTAGGCTGGTATGCATGGTCCATCTTCTTTTGTATGAATTGGGGTAAGACCACACAAGTAGTGGAAGGTGAATGGCCGGGTGCATGTGCATTGCTTACCTGGGGAAAAGATGGCACTTAAATGAACTGTATGAGAGGAAAACAAGCTGGTGAAGGCAGTGTGATGCAATGTTGTGCTGGAAATCCTTGGGTCCTGTACTTCATGTGGATGttgaaggagaactccagccgaaataaacttatcccctctccacaggataggggataagtagctgatcatgggtATCTGACcatgggacccccccgcgatctccggaacGGGACACCTGCTCTCTGTGAGGAGCATgtgtcatctaccggtagacggcacATGCTTCATTCATTTGTATGGTCGTCGATGGTgccgagtgctgtactcaggtctcTTCGGTGCGGCCATAGAAATGGAGTGCATGCCGTCTACCACACACACTCCTTAGTCTCACCATCCCTTTAGAATGACAtctgcaaaggtcacagagcatgcccagacacctctTAAAAAAATATGGGTGATAACATATTATTTGTGGGTGGAAATGTATaggaaaactgtaatttttttttttttaagtataatttgtggtgcaaaaaaagaaGCCCTCGTATAGGTCTGTAGGTAGGATATTATACGCATTATGGCTTCTAGAAGGTGAGGCAAAAAAAGCGAAAATGAAACATTCCTAcattcttagggtatgttcacacggtggaattgcTTCCGCTCAGATTCCATTCTGCCAAGATTGCAGCTGATTGTTTTGCAGTTATGCAGATTCCGCATGGAATGTGTGCGGAATTTGTACTGAATTTATGCGGAATTTCTTGTGTTCAACACACACATTTTAAACAGAATTTGATTtcagtgggactctgctgcggaattccacaagaaTAATTTTCATGTTAATTCTTTGCACGGAATCCGGaacgcagaatttctgcagtggaaattcagcAGCGGAAAATCTGTCATGTAAATGGGACAGTGGAAATTTCATTCACCACAATGTTATCTTCATGTAGCTGAATTCCCGAGCAGAATTTTTCTGCTGGATTCTACACAGAAATTCTaccttgtgaacgtacccttaaccccttctCGACCCATGacctacatgtacgtcatgggtcgggtgggCGGACCTGCGTCGGGTCCTCATCATTACCGGAGATGCCTAGGTGACATctgccagtaatggcagacatcagaaaTCGCTACGATGTCCGAAATTTAACTAGTTAAATACTGTGATATATACAGATTAGGGCATTGAAACATTAAATGCTGCTATTGCCTGGTGTCTAGTGGCCCCGTCGCGTTTGCATAGTAAAAATAAGCCAGAACTGCAGTGGTACCAttgaaaactacagctcatggcacaaaaaCTAAACCTAACACAGCTCCgtaggatggaaaaataaaaaagttatagaggttagaacatggcaatgaacagagctttttgttttttgttgttgttgttttaaaCCATAAAACGaaacaagtttggtatcattggaattgtactgacccatacAATAAAGCTTGCATGTCAATTTAACTGcattgtgaacccaaaaaaattgtgcagtccatattcaatttttttttttcatgctttgTAATGCATTATAGGATGGAATAAAGTTTACCAGTAGTaccaaaagtacaacttgtcttgcaaaaataagcccttatacaaCCTTGTcagtggaaatataaaaaatagttgtgggatgaggaggaaaaaaaacgtgaGCCAGAAATTAAAACTTGTTGGGTCTTGAAGGGGTAAAAGGGTTAGAGGTCTTGTGCAGTCCATGCCACAACAAGTCACGTTTGTTTTAGTAGCACAATTGGGACTGACAAAATATTGTTATGATTTATAGGTTTATAGTTGCAAGGTCACACTTTTACAAAATGCAGCTCCAACTTAGTTTCAGTGCCAGTAATGCATGCATGACTTAAATGCCTTTGTGTTCTAGACCTCAGCAGGTTGTATTCCTTAACCTTAATAGAAATTCAATGATTCTTCGAGATGGTGAGACAGGAAAGACTATGTGGCAAGGAGCAGAAGACTTATCGTTTCCAGGAGTTGAACATGAAGGTACGTTACACTTTGTAGTTTTACGGTCTCTTCACACGTATAGTATTCTGCGCATATTTAATGCTTACACTGCAATCTGCAGCATTaaatgtgcagaatactgtacgtgtgaaaagACCCTTAGGGTCAGTACACATTTCCTTATTCTTTCATCAGATTTTTCTGCCTATTTGCTtcagtgggcagcaaaatctgctgcatcaaatcagcagcaaaaaaaaaaagcatgtgtaAACGGACCCTTAAagtgtttttaaatattttatccaATTAAATATTTTCAAAATAATGGCTAGTATACGTAAAGCTAAAGCTTCAACTTTTGCTGTGTGAACCTCAGCCCACTACCATATTTAAACTACCGTATGTGATATAGCCTTACAAGAAGGATAACCGGCCATTGCCTTGTGTTACCATCAACTTGACTGGTGGAGGGAATCCAGCACTATCGGATTCTCTCTGATAAGTCACATGACAAGTGCATCAAATCATGTACTATAATGGACTTCAAGCAAGTGGACAAGATCTACTGCTGTGCACCCTCAGCTttaataatatatttaattatcaaTTATGTTATCTAAATTAtagtccagagctgcattcagatTTCTGTTGGTTGCTCCtacattacaattctctctctctctctctctctctctctctctctctctctctctctctctctctctcttctctctcttctctctcttctctctcttctctctctcctctctctcctctcttctctcctctcttctctcctctcttctctcctctcttctctcctctcttctcttctgtcttctcttctgtcttctcttctctctctcttctcgctttctcttctcctctcttctctctttctcttctctctttctcttctctctttctcttctctctttctcttctctcttctctcttctctcttctctcttctctcttctctcttctctctctctctctctctctctctcttctgtcttctcttctctctctcctctctttcttctctcttttctctcttctcttttctcctcgtttctctcttctcttctcctcttttctctcttctcttctcttctcctttctctctctctctctctctctctctctctctctctctctctcttctttctttctctctccctctctcctctcttctcttctcctttctctctctctctctctctctctctctctctctctcttctttctttctctctccctctctctctcctctcttttcttctcctttctctctcccccctctctctctctctctctctctctctctctctctctctctctctcctttttttctctctctctcaatggggccggggcggtgcggtggggggtgcgacgcggtgcggtgggggcacggagtggtggggggggggggcgctggcggtaataggactcaggacccccggacaggcagggggaaagaagcgggcagcggcggtggtctatggcaccgcaaaagccgctgcagttcattgatttaaagcgcccgctttaaatcaatgatctgcagcggtgtcgcggggggataaatagccgataatttataccagaCTATAGGTATCGtccctaaaaaacgatatcggtcgatccctactatataCCTCCATGCCCAATCGTATATAATATTGTATCCGGGGTAGAGGCAGCTCATCAGGGTATTTAGAGCCTCCTATCAATTGGACAGGTTTTCCCAAAAACTTATCCCTTTGTTGTACTATAGTAAAAACTTTAAATATCATCATTACATTATTTACTTTCAAtagtattttatttataaataaacaaTGAAACAGTAGTTGCAGAAAGGCACCAAACAAACCAACATAAGAAGAACAAAAGAAACGTTTCAAAATTAGTAAATACATTTACCTGTTAAATAATGGATTTGTTTAAACTTATATGAACTATCATAACCACAAAGGGAACCTTTTTTATCACATTGTAGAATCTAGCATATTTTTTCTCTAcacaactattttttttatgaattttataAACTTTCCTTTTAAGCCTTTTCTTCAAGCAGTGGAATTGTGCCCCCAGTGTATATTGTTAAAGGAAACGTGAGTTTGGATATGTGAGGGCAGCATAACATAGGAAATACACCTAAAAGAAGGCAGCATGCGGACACAAAACTGCCCCACCCACAAAACTATGATTGACAGATTGTCATACTCCATCATTGTGCATAGGGAGTAATTGGTCAACCTTTAGTGGGTGGCAGGGGGAGCAGTACCTCTCTTCTTGCTGTGGTCTGCTTTAAGATAAAGATTCATTTGTAAGGGGCAGATAGCATAAAAATCGCACGTCTGTCCCTGTTATGCTACACTTAATAAGGTAAGGGCGGCTTAGCCTAAGTGACAAGCTCCCCTTAGTAATTAATGGAAACAGTATTGCTGGTTTACTCATATGAAAAGACCAAATGGTAGTGTTTTAGAAAAGATATGTACTATCATAGTCTAGACATTCTTGAGTTGTGTTTTTAATGTTTTTCAGGAGTTGAAATTACAAACTCTTTCTCTCCCTCGTTCTCTGTGTGTATGCTAGAAATTGTATGTTTTTGTATGGATTTTCACAGTTTGCTTTTTCCTATAGCTCGAGTGCCCAAGAAAATCTTAAAATGTAAATCTGTGTCCAGAGAAATAAACTTTGCATCTGAAGAAGAGATGGAGAATTTCAGACTAGAACAGAAAGTCTACTTTAAAGGACAGTGTTTAGAAGGTATGGTGACATatagggaaatactgtatactattcttaaatgtaaaaattcataaaaattgcACAGAAAGGATAGGACATGCTCCTAGTAGCCAATTGGGTTGCCACTTCCATTTTTCAGAGTCAAAACTAATAGGTTGTTATGACCATTCCTTTCCACTAGTTAAAAAAAACGCTAATACAGAGGAGTGCCTGGTGGATTTGCACTCTGAGATGGAATGCCATGTGAATTGCTGGTGCCCTTGGATCGAGTTCACTTCCACCCCCCAGTTCATTTGCTAGGGTTTTCCTTCCCCATAAGCAGGAACTTGGCAATTTGGGATTCCTTAGCCcttaacacccccctccccccctctcacccatgctcTATCCTCTTTCTCTTCAGTTTCCTGCTCTTTTGTCTCTGTCTGCCTTTCTCTTTCTTCACCCCTTCCTTTCCCTTCGGTTCTCTCTGGTTTATATTCCTCCCCCATGCCTAGAACTGCTGAGTTCTTCACTATATTATAGTTGTTGTTGTGAACAAGATGATTTTTGGTCTTTTAAAGCTACCTGACTACTTGTAGTCACGCCTAAATGCCCTCCTGGCTTTTGCTACCTGCACTGCTCTCCCTTCTCTGTCCTCTCAGGACGACGTACCTGTAGCAGACTCCTGAGGTCCACTGATGTTGTATTTGATCCCTTGCTCCCATTTGATGTTGCACTCTCTACACATGTACTACTTTATTTGCATTTTGTCTTTTCTGCCTGCATTGATTTGTACTCAGCCCCTTCACtcctttttgtttagtttttcccTTTTAATGTTTGCATTTAATAAAGCTTTAGCAGTGTATCAGCTTGATGAAAATCTCTAGTAGAAAAGTAAAATGCTTTCATTAACCAATTCTAGACTGGGACAATTTCGACTATTAATGACTAGGCATAGTTCTTCTATTTTTTTGTACTTTGTACTATTTGTACTATTATCTTGTATTAATAGTTTtttgagtattttttttatttttttatacgtaACTATTTTTACACCATTATATTCAGTTTTGGTGAAATTGTGAAATACATTAAAAACAAAGAAGGGAAGTGTTTttgttttcaaatatttttttttcatatttggaGAGTCAATTGCACTGTTCAACTTAAGTCTCTTATGACTAATGTCATTTTTTCATACAGTTGTTCAGATATCTGTGATGTAGCTTTGGGTTGTATGTGGTGAGGGCTTTAGCTATAGTATTTAGTTATCTATTCACTTTTATATATTGTTTCCTCTGGGTGTGTTAAGACCCAGCAGCTTCTGCGGTACCTTGCATAAAGCAATTATGAGATTGCCAGGACTGCAGCAGAGACAGAGACTTATATGCAGATAGTCAgacatttgaaaacatttggtgtttttgttttaaaCTTTATATTCATGTTTACTTTGATCTAAAACTTCTCTGGCCATGTTTgcagaataaaatatatggagtAAGAGGAATAGGATTTTGTCAGGATATAAGCACTGGGGGTGCCCCTATGCTGAATAGTTTACATTGGGCACATTTAGACCCTGGATGTGCTGTCGGAATTAAATAGTCTAAGCAGCTGGCTGTAGTAGGTGCCGACTGTACACAAGAGAGTTGTGACACCCTCTAGCGCCCTATGGGTGGCAGTGCGGGGAGTTATACATTGGCCAGCAGTATGAAAAGTCAAATTGAATACTGGCATtgtaataacaataaataagcaGAGGGGAAGTATTGAGGAATATGGTACACATGGTAGAAACAGTCTCCACCATGATGTGTCGGGAGTAGCGTTGTGAAGCCTAAGTCAGGCACTCAAACTTTGGCAAGAGCTGCTGTAAGTAACATTGTGGGGGGTCCTAGCCAGAACTGCAAGAGCCCCAGTAGAAGCTGGATGGTCCTAGCGATTCAGCAGGGATGGAGTCACCTGCGGCTCTGCAATTGAAGAGTTTGTGGCTCCCACTCTACATACAGGCTGAGAGTGCCTTTCCTGTCAGCCATGGGGCATAAACGTAACCTCAACCTGTTCCCATAAAATTAAGCAGGTTGTGACAGTAGAGTAATCAAAGAAGTTTCCTGCAGTAGGCACACCGGTGTCAGATGCGTGGCCCAGACTGCAGTTTGCCCCTCGACCCCTTTTCTGGTCATGTTAATGCATATGACCTTTTTTTAAGTTTCATAGGTCCACCACAGGACTTTAAAACAATGTAATAATTAAAGGCTAATGCAAATTACGCTATGTATTTACATTGCTTTGGTATCTTTTTCTTTCAGAGTGGTCCTTTGAGTTTGGCTTTGTAATGCCCAATTCTGTGAACACCTGGCAGTCCATGATAGAAGCAGCACCAGAGTCTCAGATGATGCCAGCTAATGTTTTAACGTAAGAACATATGTACAAATGGATAGCATCCTTTAAATATTAAGAGTTATTGCATGCTTACATTCCCCTCCATGTCCTCTTTGTAGTGTCTGCTGACAAACTTCATAGAAGTTGTCCCTTCAAGCTTTTccactgtgtcattcatttcCGCCATGATATTTTTGTGCTTCACATACATTGGCCAGACATGGTGTTTCGAACCATCATGGTTCTTAGTCTAGTCATGGCACAGCACTGTCTGCCACATACATCCTTATATACTCTAAGCAAGACAAGAAATGAGCACACATGCCTGAATATGGGAACGCCTCTGGCTGACGAAAGTTCCGGAGGTGAAATCATGATGTGAATTTCCAGGTGAGTATTAATTTCAAACATGTTGGATAAAGCTTTCATTTTGTGTGTTTGAATCATTCGAAATAACTTCAACATTGATCCATTTTCGGACGCATATTCTATGCATGTTTTATGTGTATTTATTGCATTATGTTTTATATCAATGTATAACACACTCTGGAACTTGCTCAATGTTAACCCATTGTGGTGTTGTCACCGTCACATAGATCTATATACCATCCAATATATTCATTGCTTGTTCATTTTCTATAGACGAATGAACCACTAATATtttatatagttatgattttgtcAAACACACAAAAATGCGCAACATATAATTTATGTATAGCGAACTTATGTATGTAAAAGAAAATTCTAAAGTAGCTGGATGTCTGTATGACTAGACAAGTATAAATTCTCAATATCTGATGGACTCATGACTCGATTCACATTCTGCGTTATTTATGAATTTAACACGAATAAATGAACGGTTGATAtcctgttgtgtattgtgttatctaaaAGAATATTTATCGAATAAGTGAacaattatatatgtatgataacATTTTCACTAACTTGTAATTACTAGTCAGTGAAAAtgttattatacatatataattattcaCTTattagataacacaatacacaacaggaTATCAAACGTTCATTTATTCATTTAATCGTGTaaaattcattttttcatcaaaattcTTTGTGTGTTTGGCAAAATCAGAACTATATAAAATATTAGTGGTTCATTCGTCTATAGAAAATGAACAAGCAATGAATATATTGGATGGTATATAGATCTATGTGACGGTGACAACACCGCAATGTATGAACAATGGTTGAATCACTTTTCAATAACGTATGAATAATACAATGGGTTAACTGTTGGTAACTAAAACTGCTGCACATCTACATGAATGCGGTGATGGGTTAAAATTGAGCAAGTTCCAGAGTGTGTTATACATTGATATAAAACATAACACATAAAACATGTATAGAATATGCATCCGACCTATCCTATTCTTCTCTTCTCTGTTCTCCTAGATAGCTGAACATGTTTATAGTTGTGGGGTTTGTTACTTGACCAATCGGTCAGTCGTGGTATAACTTTAAGCATTGTACATGTTTTTGCTATTCCGACCATTTCTGACAATTACCATTCTTTCTCCACATTCATGAATATGTCATATTGTTTCTTGTTGCTGTTTGCAAACAAATAAAAATCTTATTCTGGAAAAAAAGAAATATGCATCCGAAAATGGATCAATGTTGAAGTTATTTTGAATGATTCAATCTCAAACACAAATTTTGAAAGCTTTATCCAACATGTTTGAAATGTAATACTCACCTGGAAATTCACGTCATTATTTCACCTCCGGAACTTTCGTCAGCCAGAGGCGTTCCCACATTTAGGCATGTGTGCTCATTTCTTGTCTTGCTTAGAGTATATAAGGATGTATGTGGCAGACAGTGCTGTGCAAGACTAAGAACCATGATGGttcgaaacgcgttggagttTCTGCTATGCTTTTGAAACCACCTTTTTGGTTTAAATTTTCATCAATTTTAATTATGTGAAATAAAGTTTGGACTTTTATCTTaatttttgggagctggaattttcccccaattttttgTTACCTATAAAAGAAGTTTGCATCTTTTATTTCTCAGAGGCtgttttaaaaacaaaagaagcaatctgattggttgctatgggctgctgcacaacttttcctctgcacaggttttgataaatcaccccagcTGTGTCTAAACAAAAGGCCCTTTTACTATTGAGTTTAATAGTCAAAAATACGACAATTTGTGAACTTTAAACGTCTGCTTTTCAGTTCAAGAAACGTCTCAAAATACTGTATGAGAACGtggcctaagggtgcgttcacactacggaattcccgcggaactcCGCGAGCAGAATTCcccggtgtgaacttaacattagtgtgaataggTCTCattgagacccattcacactgcagaatttcagacaattccgccactgaaattgttcagcgcaatgAAAGAACATAATTTGCGCGGattccgtgagcactgcatagccgtcaatggtgatggctcagtgccccgcggccctagcactGAAGTACCTTCGCCAGGCgggatctccgctcgcggaattcagcgagcggataTTCCGCAgtatgaacgcaccctaacagtgATTTACAGTTTCTTACTGTGagtctctaaaccagtgtttcccagcagggtgcctccaggtgttgcaaaactacaactcccagcatgcctggacagccaaaggctgtccaggcatgctgggagttgtagttttgcaacatctggaggcaccctggttgggaaacactgctccaaacAATGCAGTCAATAACCACTGAATGGTGCAGGGAGAGGTGAGGGGGGATTCTCTCTTCTTGAATACACTGGTTTCTTAACCTTGTGTCTGGTGTGTTTATTCGCTCCTATTAACCAGACAACCCAATATTTTGTGACATTTTAGTAATAGGATAGTGgttcatattaggcagcatagccaTGACAGATCCACTTTAAATAATAACTCTTTCTTCTAGCCGCCACCACTGTGGGGATCTTGTCATTTAGAGATTGTTACTGAATTCAGGGGAAGCTGTATAAATCCTTATGcagtgagctccctctagtggtacaTCAGTGGTTGTATCATGGTAAAGTAAAAttgggaaaaaattaaaataaatatggaagcgtgtatatataaatattactaaatGTTGATTAAGGGTAGAATAGTTTTATCAATTATTAAAtggtaaaatattaataaaaaaaaacaacatcttGGAATTGCACAGCTATATTGAGCAACAAAAATGCATGTCAGATAGAAGTATAAACAAGTTTTCTGGTCGCGAAATCAGCtatatcattaaggggttaatatgcaatGAAGTGACTCATATTATGTGAAAATTATAGTTACATGAAACAGTCAATATCAACAAAAAAGTGATAATTTTGGGGTGTTTTTCCACTTTTatcgtctattcacacgtacagtattctgtgcagatttgatgcgcaggattttgtgCTA
Protein-coding sequences here:
- the PDE6D gene encoding retinal rod rhodopsin-sensitive cGMP 3',5'-cyclic phosphodiesterase subunit delta isoform X1; this encodes MSNTERDITALPQQVVFLNLNRNSMILRDGETGKTMWQGAEDLSFPGVEHEARVPKKILKCKSVSREINFASEEEMENFRLEQKVYFKGQCLEEWSFEFGFVMPNSVNTWQSMIEAAPESQMMPANVLTGNVIIETKFYDAELLVSTSRVRLFYV
- the PDE6D gene encoding retinal rod rhodopsin-sensitive cGMP 3',5'-cyclic phosphodiesterase subunit delta isoform X3; the encoded protein is MSSTERAKKIMEGFKLNSMILRDGETGKTMWQGAEDLSFPGVEHEARVPKKILKCKSVSREINFASEEEMENFRLEQKVYFKGQCLEEWSFEFGFVMPNSVNTWQSMIEAAPESQMMPANVLTGNVIIETKFYDAELLVSTSRVRLFYV
- the PDE6D gene encoding retinal rod rhodopsin-sensitive cGMP 3',5'-cyclic phosphodiesterase subunit delta isoform X2 is translated as MSNTERDITALPQQVVFLNLNRNSMILRDGETGKTMWQGAEDLSFPGVEHEARVPKKILKCKSVSREINFASEEEMENFRLEQKVYFKGQCLEEWSFEFGFVMPNSVNTWQSMIEAAPESQMMPANVLTGNVIIETKFYDAELLVSTSRYTVT